The following coding sequences are from one Triticum aestivum cultivar Chinese Spring chromosome 5A, IWGSC CS RefSeq v2.1, whole genome shotgun sequence window:
- the LOC123107019 gene encoding protein ELF4-LIKE 3-like, which yields MENSSGREVLPNGGGAGGMGNGAANGRAVQALQRSFAEVQVILEKNRILIQEITQNQESLEAGGLSRNVALIRELNGNIARVVDLYNALSCSFSSSLTNGSAPAASDASKGGYKRPRPAQ from the coding sequence ATGGAGAACAGCAGCGGCCGGGAGGTGCTTCCGAACGGAGGAGGAGCCGGGGGGATGGGCAACGGCGCGGCTAACGGGCGGGCGGTGCAGGCGCTGCAGCGGAGCTTCGCCGAGGTGCAGGTGATCCTGGAGAAGAACCGGATTCTGATCCAGGAGATCACCCAGAACCAGGAGTCGCTCGAGGCCGGTGGCCTCAGCCGCAACGTCGCCCTCATCCGCGAgctcaacggcaacatcgcccgcgtcGTCGACCTCTACAACGCCCTCTCCTGCTCCTTCTCCAGCTCCCTCACCAACGGCTCCGCCCCCGCTGCCTCCGACGCCTCCAAGGGGGGCTACAAGAGGCCGCGCCCTGCCCAGTAG